In Betaproteobacteria bacterium, the following proteins share a genomic window:
- the gap gene encoding type I glyceraldehyde-3-phosphate dehydrogenase — MTIRVAINGYGRIGRNILRAHYEDGKKHDIVIVAVNDLGNAETNAHLTRYDTAHGKFPGTVTVDGDHMVVNGDRIRVLANRDPSQLPWGELKVDVVLECTGFFNTKEKAGAHLKGGAKKVIISAPGGKDVDATVVYGVNQGVLKASHTVISNASCTTNCLAPMVKPLNDRIGLVNGLMTTIHAYTNDQVLTDVYHEDLRRARSATMSMIPTKTGAAAAVGLVLPELNGKLDGYAIRVPTINVSLVDLSFIAARDTTVDEVNAIMKEASGSAALKGILNYNTGPLVSIDFNHDPASSTFDATLTKVSGRLVKVSSWYDNEWGFSNRMLDTTIALMAAK, encoded by the coding sequence ATGACTATCCGCGTCGCCATCAATGGCTACGGCCGCATCGGCCGCAACATCCTCCGCGCCCACTATGAGGACGGCAAGAAGCACGACATCGTCATCGTCGCGGTGAACGACCTCGGCAACGCCGAGACCAACGCCCACCTCACCCGCTACGACACCGCCCATGGCAAGTTCCCGGGGACGGTGACGGTCGATGGCGACCACATGGTCGTGAACGGCGACCGCATTCGCGTGCTGGCCAACCGCGACCCGTCGCAGTTGCCGTGGGGCGAGCTTAAGGTGGACGTCGTGCTCGAGTGCACGGGCTTCTTCAACACGAAGGAGAAAGCCGGCGCGCACCTCAAGGGCGGAGCGAAGAAGGTGATCATTTCCGCGCCCGGCGGCAAGGACGTCGATGCAACCGTCGTCTATGGCGTGAACCAGGGCGTGCTGAAGGCCTCGCACACCGTGATCTCCAACGCCTCCTGCACCACCAACTGCCTGGCCCCCATGGTGAAGCCGCTGAACGACAGGATCGGCCTGGTGAACGGCCTCATGACCACGATCCACGCCTACACCAATGACCAGGTGCTCACCGACGTGTACCACGAGGACCTGCGCCGCGCCCGCTCGGCCACCATGTCGATGATCCCGACCAAGACCGGCGCCGCGGCCGCCGTGGGCCTGGTGCTCCCGGAACTCAACGGCAAGCTCGACGGCTACGCGATTCGCGTGCCCACCATCAACGTGTCCCTCGTCGACCTCTCCTTCATCGCCGCGCGCGACACCACCGTCGACGAGGTGAACGCGATCATGAAGGAGGCCTCCGGGTCGGCCGCGCTCAAGGGCATCCTCAACTACAACACGGGCCCGCTGGTGTCGATAGACTTCAACCACGACCCCGCCTCCTCCACGTTCGACGCGACGCTCACCAAGGTCTCCGGCCGACTCGTGAAGGTGAGCTCCTGGTACGACAACGAGTGGGGCTTCAGCAATCGCATGCTGGACACCACCATCGCCCTGATGGCTGCGAAGTAG
- a CDS encoding form I ribulose bisphosphate carboxylase large subunit gives MKPAAKAYSAGVKEYRHTYWEPDYAVRETDILACFKITPQAGVDREEAAAAVAAESSTGTWTTVWTDLLTDLDHYKGRAYRIEDVPGDDTCFYAFIAYPIDLFEEGSVVNVFTSLVGNVFGFKAIRALRLEDVRFPIAYVMTCGGPPNGIQVERDKMDKYGRPLLGCTIKPKLGLSAKNYGRAVYECLRGGLDFTKDDENVNSQPFMRWRDRFTFVAEAIRKAEAETGERKGHYLNVTAPTPEEMYKRAEFAKELGMPIIMHDFLTGGFCANTGLANWCRNNGMLLHIHRAMHAVIDRDRHHGIHFRVLTKALRLSGGDHLHTGTVVGKLEGDRQSTLGWIDLLRNRYIKEDRSRGIFFDQDWGSMPGAFAVASGGIHVWHMPALLAIFGDDAVFQFGGGTLGHPWGNAAGAAANRVALEACVEARNAGRPVEKEGKEILVAAAKSSPELRVAMETWKEIKFEFDVVDKLDVAHA, from the coding sequence ATGAAGCCAGCCGCCAAGGCCTACAGCGCCGGGGTCAAGGAATACCGCCACACCTACTGGGAACCGGACTACGCGGTCAGGGAAACCGACATCCTGGCCTGCTTCAAGATCACCCCGCAGGCCGGTGTCGATCGCGAAGAGGCGGCCGCCGCGGTGGCGGCCGAATCGTCCACCGGCACCTGGACCACGGTGTGGACCGACCTGCTCACCGACCTCGACCACTACAAGGGCCGCGCCTACCGCATCGAGGACGTTCCGGGCGACGACACCTGCTTCTACGCCTTCATCGCCTACCCCATCGATCTCTTCGAGGAAGGGTCGGTCGTGAACGTCTTCACCTCGCTGGTCGGCAACGTCTTCGGGTTCAAGGCGATCCGCGCCCTGCGCCTGGAGGACGTGCGCTTCCCGATCGCCTACGTGATGACCTGCGGCGGCCCGCCCAACGGCATCCAGGTCGAGCGCGACAAGATGGACAAGTACGGCCGCCCGCTGCTGGGCTGCACGATCAAGCCCAAGCTGGGCCTGTCGGCCAAGAATTACGGACGCGCCGTGTACGAGTGCCTGCGCGGCGGACTCGACTTCACGAAGGACGACGAGAACGTCAATTCCCAGCCCTTCATGCGCTGGCGCGACCGCTTCACCTTCGTGGCCGAAGCCATCCGCAAGGCCGAGGCCGAGACGGGCGAGAGGAAGGGCCACTACCTCAACGTGACCGCCCCCACGCCGGAGGAGATGTACAAGCGCGCCGAATTCGCCAAGGAACTCGGCATGCCGATCATCATGCATGACTTCCTGACGGGCGGCTTCTGCGCCAACACGGGCCTGGCCAACTGGTGCCGCAACAACGGCATGCTCCTGCACATCCACCGCGCCATGCACGCGGTCATCGACCGCGACCGCCACCACGGCATCCACTTCCGCGTGCTCACCAAGGCGCTGCGCCTGTCCGGCGGCGACCACCTGCACACCGGCACCGTCGTCGGCAAGCTCGAGGGCGACCGCCAGTCCACGCTGGGCTGGATCGACCTGCTGCGCAACCGCTACATCAAGGAGGACCGCTCGCGCGGCATCTTCTTCGACCAGGACTGGGGCTCCATGCCCGGCGCCTTCGCAGTCGCCTCCGGCGGCATCCACGTCTGGCACATGCCCGCCTTGCTCGCCATCTTCGGCGACGACGCGGTGTTCCAGTTCGGCGGCGGCACGCTCGGCCATCCCTGGGGCAACGCGGCCGGCGCGGCCGCCAACCGTGTTGCGCTGGAAGCGTGCGTCGAGGCCCGCAACGCCGGCCGCCCGGTCGAGAAGGAAGGCAAGGAGATCCTCGTTGCCGCCGCGAAGTCCAGCCCGGAGCTGCGCGTCGCGATGGAGACCTGGAAGGAAATCAAGTTCGAATTCGATGTCGTCGACAAGCTCGACGTCGCCCACGCCTGA
- the tkt gene encoding transketolase — MTTTSVTPHDLANAIRALAMDAVQKANSGHPGMPMGMADIAEVLWRRFLRYNPANPSWADRDRFVLSNGHGSMLQYALLHLTGYAVSLDDLKAFRQLHSKTPGHPEVGVTPGVETTTGPLGQGLANAVGMALAEKLLAAEFNRPGHTVVDHQTYVFVGDGCLMEGISHEACSLAGTLELGKLIAIYDDNGISIDGHVDGWFRDNTPMRFAAYGWHVIPNVDGHDAKAVEGAIAEARADSSRPTLICCKTIIGKGSPHKQGTEGVHGSALGEKEVAATRQAIGWPYPPFEIPAPIYAAWDQRARGAGLETDWNGRFDAYAKAHPELARELRRRMAGDLPANWGEVVEAMLARACEKAETVATRKASQIAIEAIAPHLPGFLGGSADLTGSNLTNWSGSKSVSATSAGNYVNFGVREFGMAAILNGIALHGGFIPYSGTFLVFSDYARNALRMAALMKLRNIFVFTHDSIGLGEDGPTHQAVEHVSSLRLIPGMDLWRPCDTVETAVAWAAAIERRDGPTAFALSRQNVPFVKRAPEQVAAIRRGGYVLSEAAGAPKAAIIATGSEVSLALAAQKTLAEAGIPVRVVSMPCTSAFDRQDAAWRAAVLPGGMPRVSVEAGVTDFWRKYVGLEGAAIGVDRFGESAPADVVYKYFGVDADHVVAAVRSVLQKN, encoded by the coding sequence ATGACCACGACCTCCGTAACGCCGCACGACCTCGCCAACGCCATTCGCGCCCTCGCGATGGACGCCGTCCAGAAGGCCAATTCCGGCCACCCCGGCATGCCCATGGGCATGGCCGATATCGCCGAGGTGCTGTGGCGCCGGTTCCTGCGCTACAACCCGGCCAACCCGTCCTGGGCCGACCGCGACCGCTTCGTGCTCTCCAACGGGCACGGCTCGATGCTGCAGTACGCGCTGCTTCACCTCACGGGCTACGCGGTCAGCCTGGACGACCTGAAGGCCTTCCGGCAGTTGCACTCGAAGACGCCGGGCCATCCCGAGGTCGGCGTGACGCCCGGGGTGGAAACGACCACGGGCCCGCTCGGCCAGGGGCTCGCCAACGCCGTGGGCATGGCGCTCGCCGAGAAACTTCTCGCGGCGGAGTTCAACCGCCCCGGCCACACGGTCGTGGACCACCAGACCTACGTCTTCGTGGGCGACGGCTGCCTCATGGAGGGCATCTCGCACGAGGCATGCTCGCTTGCGGGCACGCTCGAGCTGGGCAAGCTCATCGCCATTTACGACGACAACGGCATTTCGATCGACGGCCACGTCGACGGTTGGTTCCGGGACAACACGCCGATGCGCTTCGCCGCCTACGGCTGGCACGTGATCCCGAACGTGGACGGCCACGACGCGAAGGCCGTCGAGGGCGCCATCGCGGAGGCGAGGGCCGATTCGTCCCGGCCCACGCTCATCTGCTGCAAGACGATCATCGGCAAGGGCTCGCCCCACAAGCAGGGCACGGAAGGCGTTCACGGGTCCGCGCTGGGCGAGAAGGAAGTGGCCGCCACGCGCCAGGCCATTGGCTGGCCGTACCCGCCGTTCGAGATCCCGGCGCCCATCTACGCGGCCTGGGACCAGCGCGCACGCGGCGCCGGGCTCGAGACCGACTGGAACGGGCGCTTCGACGCCTACGCGAAGGCGCACCCCGAGCTGGCCCGCGAATTGCGCCGCCGCATGGCCGGCGATTTGCCGGCGAACTGGGGCGAGGTGGTCGAGGCCATGCTCGCCAGGGCCTGCGAAAAAGCCGAGACCGTGGCCACCCGCAAGGCTTCCCAGATCGCGATCGAGGCCATCGCGCCGCACCTGCCCGGCTTCCTGGGGGGCTCCGCGGATCTCACCGGCTCGAACCTCACCAACTGGTCAGGCTCGAAGTCCGTCTCCGCCACCAGCGCGGGCAACTACGTGAACTTCGGCGTGCGCGAGTTCGGCATGGCCGCGATCCTCAACGGCATCGCGCTGCACGGCGGCTTCATTCCCTATTCCGGCACCTTCCTCGTCTTCAGCGACTACGCCCGGAACGCCCTGCGCATGGCCGCGCTCATGAAGCTGAGGAACATCTTCGTCTTCACGCACGACTCCATCGGCCTGGGCGAGGATGGACCCACCCACCAGGCCGTCGAGCACGTGTCGAGCCTTCGCCTGATCCCGGGCATGGACCTCTGGCGTCCCTGCGACACGGTCGAGACGGCCGTGGCCTGGGCCGCGGCGATCGAGCGCCGTGACGGGCCGACCGCCTTCGCGCTGTCGCGCCAGAACGTGCCCTTCGTGAAGCGCGCGCCGGAGCAGGTGGCAGCCATCCGCCGGGGCGGCTACGTGCTCTCGGAGGCCGCGGGCGCACCGAAGGCCGCGATCATCGCCACGGGATCGGAAGTCTCGCTGGCCCTGGCCGCGCAGAAGACGCTGGCCGAAGCCGGAATCCCGGTGCGCGTCGTCTCCATGCCCTGCACCAGCGCCTTTGACCGGCAGGACGCCGCCTGGCGCGCCGCCGTCCTGCCCGGGGGCATGCCGCGCGTGTCCGTGGAAGCGGGCGTCACCGACTTCTGGCGCAAGTACGTGGGCCTCGAGGGCGCCGCGATCGGCGTCGACCGGTTCGGCGAATCCGCCCCCGCGGACGTCGTGTACAAGTACTTCGGCGTCGACGCCGACCACGTCGTGGCCGCGGTAAGGTCGGTGCTCCAGAAGAATTGA
- a CDS encoding class 1 fructose-bisphosphatase: MKQTFQVETRPTITEFLLREQRRVPAATGAFTAVVNNVRLACKRIAHVIGQGALSGTGGTAGSQNVQGETQMQLDVLADEIFVRTNEWSGTLAGLVSEEREEPIPIPEEHPRGRYLLVFDPLDGSSNIDVNVSVGSIFSVLRCPDGVTEPRTEDFLQPGTRQVAAGYAIYGPTTMLVLTLGRGTHGFTLDRNMGEFILTHPDMKIPAATREFAINASNERFWEPPVRRYVSECVQGRSGPRGADFNMRWIASMVAEVHRILVRGGLFMYPRDTKDPTRPGRLRLMYEANPMGMIIEQAGGAASTGRGRILEVEPASLHQRVPVILGSRDEVARIESYHHDHDAGVAPPTAPPLFHERSLFTKA; encoded by the coding sequence ATGAAACAGACCTTCCAGGTCGAAACCCGGCCCACGATCACGGAATTCCTGCTGCGCGAGCAGCGCCGGGTCCCGGCCGCCACGGGCGCCTTCACGGCGGTCGTGAACAACGTCCGCCTCGCCTGCAAGCGCATCGCCCATGTGATCGGCCAGGGAGCCCTGTCGGGCACGGGCGGCACGGCCGGCTCGCAAAACGTCCAGGGCGAGACCCAGATGCAGCTGGACGTGCTGGCCGACGAGATCTTCGTGCGGACCAACGAGTGGAGCGGCACCCTCGCCGGGCTGGTGTCCGAGGAGCGCGAGGAACCCATCCCCATCCCGGAGGAGCACCCGCGCGGACGCTACCTCCTCGTGTTCGACCCGCTCGACGGCTCGTCCAACATCGACGTGAATGTCTCGGTGGGCAGCATCTTCTCGGTGCTGCGCTGCCCGGATGGCGTGACCGAGCCGCGCACGGAGGATTTCCTGCAGCCCGGCACGCGCCAGGTGGCCGCGGGCTACGCGATCTACGGCCCCACCACCATGCTGGTGCTCACCCTGGGGCGGGGCACGCACGGCTTCACGCTCGACCGCAACATGGGCGAGTTCATCCTCACGCACCCCGACATGAAGATCCCGGCCGCCACGCGCGAGTTCGCGATCAACGCCTCGAACGAACGCTTCTGGGAGCCGCCTGTGCGCCGCTACGTGTCCGAGTGCGTGCAGGGCAGGTCGGGGCCGCGTGGCGCCGACTTCAACATGCGCTGGATCGCCTCGATGGTGGCCGAGGTGCACCGCATCCTCGTGCGCGGCGGCCTCTTCATGTATCCGCGCGACACCAAGGACCCCACCAGGCCCGGGCGGCTTCGCCTGATGTACGAGGCGAACCCGATGGGGATGATCATCGAACAGGCGGGCGGCGCCGCCTCCACGGGCCGGGGCCGCATCCTCGAGGTGGAGCCCGCCTCCCTGCACCAGCGCGTCCCGGTGATTCTCGGCTCGCGCGACGAGGTCGCGCGCATCGAGTCCTACCACCACGACCACGACGCGGGCGTGGCGCCTCCGACGGCCCCGCCGCTGTTCCACGAGCGCTCGCTCTTCACCAAGGCCTGA
- a CDS encoding ribulose bisphosphate carboxylase small subunit, producing the protein MSVIQDYHSRLSDSASRKFGTFSYLPPMSAQDLRRQVEYLLAQGWAPAIEHAEPQHATGSYWYMWKLPMFGETSADKVLAEAEACRKANPGNHVRLVGYDKLRQTQGTALVIHRGTAA; encoded by the coding sequence ATGAGCGTCATCCAGGATTACCACTCGAGGCTGTCGGATTCCGCCAGCCGCAAGTTCGGCACTTTCTCCTACCTGCCCCCGATGTCCGCGCAGGACCTTCGCCGGCAAGTCGAGTACCTTCTCGCGCAGGGCTGGGCGCCGGCCATCGAGCATGCGGAACCGCAGCACGCCACGGGATCCTACTGGTACATGTGGAAGCTGCCGATGTTCGGGGAGACGAGCGCGGACAAGGTGCTCGCGGAAGCCGAGGCCTGCCGCAAGGCGAACCCCGGCAACCACGTGCGCCTCGTCGGCTACGACAAGCTGCGCCAGACGCAGGGCACGGCGCTCGTGATCCATCGCGGCACCGCGGCCTGA
- a CDS encoding phosphoribulokinase, which translates to MSAKHPIIAITGSSGAGTTSVMRTFEQIFRRENVNAAFIEGDSFHRYDRAEMKAKMAEALATGKRNMSHFGPEANLFPELEELFRAYAETGRGKRRKYLHDDGEAAPYKQPSGTFTPWEEIPEGTDLLFYEGLHGAVAGDGFDVAKHPDLLIGVVPVINLEWIQKLHRDRNMRGYSTEAVTDTILRRMHDFVHYITPQFSRTHINFQRVPTVDTSNPFVARYIPTPDESFLVIRFANPRGIDFPYLLSMLHDSFMSRANTIVVPGGKMDLAMQTIFTPMIWRLIERRKQIISR; encoded by the coding sequence ATGTCGGCGAAGCACCCCATCATCGCGATCACCGGTTCCTCGGGTGCCGGAACCACGTCGGTCATGCGCACGTTCGAGCAGATCTTCCGGCGCGAGAACGTGAACGCCGCCTTCATCGAGGGCGACAGCTTCCACCGCTACGACCGCGCCGAGATGAAGGCGAAGATGGCCGAGGCCCTCGCCACCGGGAAGCGGAACATGAGCCACTTCGGCCCCGAGGCGAACCTGTTCCCCGAGCTCGAGGAACTCTTCCGCGCCTACGCGGAAACCGGCCGCGGCAAGCGGCGCAAGTACCTGCACGACGACGGCGAGGCCGCGCCCTACAAGCAGCCCTCGGGCACGTTCACGCCCTGGGAGGAGATTCCGGAAGGCACCGACCTCCTCTTCTACGAAGGGCTGCACGGCGCGGTGGCGGGCGACGGCTTCGACGTCGCGAAGCATCCGGACCTGCTCATCGGCGTGGTGCCGGTCATCAACCTGGAGTGGATCCAGAAGCTGCACCGCGACCGCAACATGCGCGGCTACTCGACGGAAGCGGTGACCGACACGATCCTGCGCCGGATGCACGACTTCGTGCACTACATCACCCCGCAGTTCTCGCGCACCCACATCAACTTCCAGCGCGTGCCGACGGTGGACACCTCGAACCCCTTCGTGGCGCGCTACATCCCCACGCCCGACGAGAGTTTCCTCGTCATCCGCTTCGCGAACCCGCGCGGCATCGATTTCCCGTACCTGCTGTCGATGCTGCACGACTCCTTCATGTCGCGCGCCAACACGATCGTGGTGCCCGGAGGCAAGATGGACCTGGCCATGCAGACCATCTTCACGCCGATGATCTGGCGCCTGATCGAGCGCAGGAAGCAGATCATCTCGCGATGA
- a CDS encoding HAD-IA family hydrolase, whose amino-acid sequence MALSALLFDVDGTLADTEETHRQAFNSAFLEFRLPYDWSPEQYEVLLRISGGKERLAHFFERLPVTREERGRLLANVPGLHRVKTERYAELVASGGSPLRPGIARLLEEATAAGIRVGIASTTTSANVAALLDAELGSNAHKRFAVIACGDVVPAKKPAPDIYRLALSTLGLGASQAVAFEDSANGLAAAKAAGLFTVVTPTRWTASQDFGEADLTLPHLGDLGTPLDAASANRAGGAWLSLEALERMHARTAATAG is encoded by the coding sequence ATGGCGCTCTCCGCTCTCCTGTTCGACGTTGACGGCACTCTCGCCGACACGGAGGAAACCCACCGCCAGGCATTCAACTCGGCTTTCCTGGAGTTCCGGCTGCCCTACGACTGGAGCCCGGAGCAGTACGAAGTGCTGCTGCGCATCTCCGGCGGGAAGGAGCGGCTCGCGCATTTCTTCGAGAGGCTGCCGGTCACGCGCGAGGAACGCGGCCGGCTGCTCGCCAACGTGCCGGGGCTGCACCGCGTGAAGACCGAACGCTACGCGGAACTCGTTGCCAGCGGCGGCTCCCCGCTTCGCCCCGGCATTGCACGCCTGCTCGAGGAGGCGACCGCGGCAGGCATCCGCGTGGGAATCGCCTCCACCACCACTTCGGCGAACGTCGCGGCGCTGCTGGATGCCGAGCTGGGCAGCAACGCGCACAAGCGCTTCGCGGTCATCGCCTGCGGCGACGTCGTGCCGGCGAAGAAGCCCGCGCCCGACATCTACCGCCTCGCTCTGTCGACGCTGGGGCTTGGCGCCTCGCAGGCCGTCGCTTTCGAGGATTCCGCCAACGGCCTGGCTGCCGCCAAGGCCGCGGGGCTGTTCACGGTGGTGACGCCCACGCGCTGGACCGCGAGCCAGGACTTCGGCGAGGCCGACCTCACGCTGCCGCACCTGGGCGACCTGGGCACGCCGCTTGACGCCGCATCGGCGAACCGCGCCGGCGGCGCCTGGCTCTCGCTCGAGGCCCTCGAGCGGATGCACGCGCGCACCGCGGCGACGGCAGGCTGA
- a CDS encoding phosphoglycerate kinase yields MKVLKLADLDLEGKRVFIRADLNVPQAGDGSITDDTRIRASVAGIRLALDKGAAVMVTSHLGRPTEGTLAPADSLAPVARRLAQLLGRDVPLVRDWVDGVAVEPGQVVMLENCRVNKGEKKNDEALARKMAALCDVYANDAFGTAHRAEATTHGIAKFAKVACAGPLLAAELEALGRALANPKRPLVAIVAGSKVSTKLTILKSLSARVDQLIVGGGIANTFMLAAGLPVGKSLCEAGLAPEAKEILVMMEARGARVPVPTDAVCAKAFAADSPATVKAAKDVGDDDLILDIGPQTAMRYAQIVKTAGTIVWNGPVGVFEFEQFGGGTKALAEAIAQSPAFSIAGGGDTLAAIAKYGVTDRIGYISTGGGAFLEFLEGKVLPAVEILESRADG; encoded by the coding sequence ATGAAAGTCCTCAAGCTCGCCGATCTCGACCTCGAGGGCAAGCGCGTGTTCATCCGTGCGGACCTGAACGTGCCGCAGGCCGGCGACGGATCGATCACCGACGACACGCGCATCCGCGCTTCCGTGGCGGGCATCCGCCTGGCGCTCGACAAGGGCGCCGCGGTGATGGTGACCTCGCACCTCGGGCGCCCCACGGAAGGCACGCTCGCGCCGGCCGATTCCCTGGCTCCCGTGGCCCGGCGACTGGCGCAACTGCTGGGCCGCGACGTGCCCCTGGTGCGCGACTGGGTGGACGGGGTGGCGGTCGAGCCGGGCCAGGTGGTGATGCTCGAGAACTGCCGCGTGAACAAGGGCGAGAAGAAGAACGACGAGGCGCTCGCGCGCAAGATGGCGGCGCTCTGCGACGTGTACGCGAACGACGCCTTCGGAACCGCCCACCGCGCCGAAGCCACGACGCACGGCATCGCGAAATTCGCCAAGGTAGCCTGCGCGGGGCCGCTGCTCGCGGCGGAACTGGAAGCGCTGGGACGCGCGCTCGCGAACCCGAAGCGCCCGCTGGTGGCGATCGTGGCCGGCTCGAAGGTCTCGACCAAGCTCACCATCCTGAAGAGCCTTTCCGCCAGGGTTGACCAGCTGATCGTGGGCGGCGGCATTGCCAACACCTTCATGCTGGCCGCCGGCCTGCCCGTCGGAAAATCGCTCTGCGAAGCTGGCCTCGCGCCCGAGGCGAAGGAGATCCTGGTGATGATGGAGGCGCGCGGCGCGCGCGTGCCCGTGCCCACCGACGCGGTGTGCGCGAAGGCGTTCGCCGCCGATTCGCCCGCCACGGTCAAGGCCGCGAAGGACGTGGGCGACGACGACCTGATCCTCGACATCGGTCCGCAGACGGCCATGCGCTACGCGCAGATCGTGAAGACCGCCGGCACCATCGTGTGGAACGGCCCGGTGGGCGTGTTCGAGTTCGAGCAATTCGGCGGCGGCACGAAGGCGCTGGCCGAAGCCATCGCGCAATCGCCCGCCTTCTCCATCGCGGGCGGTGGCGACACGCTCGCGGCCATCGCCAAGTACGGCGTCACCGACAGGATCGGCTACATCTCCACGGGAGGCGGCGCATTCCTCGAGTTCCTCGAGGGCAAGGTGCTTCCGGCCGTCGAGATCCTGGAATCGCGAGCCGACGGATAG